A genome region from Camarhynchus parvulus chromosome 15, STF_HiC, whole genome shotgun sequence includes the following:
- the LOC115909741 gene encoding septin-2, with product MSQSGEKVKFSDSAGYVGFANLPNQVHRKSVKKGFEFTLMVVGESGLGKSTLINSLFLTDLYPERYIPGAAEKIERTVQIEASTVEIEERGVKLRLTVVDTPGYGDAINSQDCFKTIIHYIDNQFERYLHDESGLNRRHIIDNRVHCCFYFISPFGHGLKPLDAEFMKALHGKVNIVPVIAKADTLTLKERERLKRRVLDEISEHGIRIYQLPDADSDEDEEFKEQTRVLKASIPFAVIGSNQLIEVKGKKIRGRLYPWGVVEVENPEHNDFLKLRTMLVTHMQDLQEVTQDLHYENFRSERLKRTGKPVEEEVVDKDRILQQKEAELRRMQEMIAQMQAQMRMKPGDD from the exons ATGTCTCAGTCCGGTGAAAAAGTAAAG TTTTCCGACTCGGCAGGCTATGTGGGATTTGCTAATCTGCCCAACCAGGTTCACAGGAAATCTGTGAAGAAGGGCTTTGAATTCACACTCATGGTGGTTG gTGAGTCTGGCTTAGGAAAATCCACTTTAATTAACAGTCTGTTCCTGACTGATCTTTATCCAGAACGTTAtattcctggagctgcag agaaaatagAGAGGACAGTTCAAATCGAAGCTTCCACAGTAGAGATAGAGGAGCGAGGGGTGAAGCTGCGTTTAACTGTAGTTGACACACCAGGATATGGAGATGCCATTAACAGCCAGGACTG CTTCAAAACAATTATCCACTACATTGACAACCAGTTTGAGCGGTACCTCCACGATGAGAGTGGTCTGAACAGGCGCCACATCATCGACAACAGAGTCCACTGCTGCTTCTATTTCATCTCTCCTTTTGGGCATGG ACTGAAGCCATTAGATGCGGAGTTCATGAAGGCTCTTCATGGAAAGGTCAACATTGTCCCTGTGATTGCCAAGGCTGACACCCTGACGctgaaggagagggagaggctgAAGAGAAGA GTTCTGGATGAGATTTCTGAACACGGCATTAGGATTTATCAGCTCCCTGATGCAGATTCTGATGAAGATGAGGAGTTTAAAGAACAAACTAGAGTTTTAAAG GCTAGCATTCCCTTTGCTGTTATTGGATCCAATCAACTTATTGaggtgaaggggaaaaaaatcagaggcCGCCTGTATCCCTGGGGAGTTGTTGAGGTTGAAAATCCAGAGCACAATGATTTCCTCAAGCTGCGCACAATGCTGGT GACTCACATGCAGGACCTGCAGGAGGTGACCCAAGACTTGCACTACGAGAATTTCCGTTCCGAGAGGCTAAAACGCACTGGCAA GCCTGTTGAAGAGGAAGTGGTGGACAAGGATAGAATCCTCCAGCAGAAAGAGGCTGAG